The following are encoded together in the Chaetodon auriga isolate fChaAug3 chromosome 6, fChaAug3.hap1, whole genome shotgun sequence genome:
- the ush1c gene encoding harmonin gives MERKVAREFRHKVELLIENEAEKDYLYDVLRMYHQSMDLRVLVGDLKLVINEPKRLPLFDAIRPLIPLKHQVEYDLLTPKRSRKLKEVRLDRTHHDGLGLSVRGGLEFGCGLYISQIVKDGQAENVGLQVGDEIVRINGYSISSCIHEEVISLIKTKKIVSLKVRHVGMIPVKSSSDEPLKWQFVDQFVSESGEKKSSIAGLASIGGKEIKEKKVFLSLVGTKGMGISISSGPTQKPGIYISNVKPGSLSAEVGLEVGDQIVEVNGVDFTNTDHREAVRVLKSSRSLTVTVLTGAGSELFMTDEERLALEARRELDRQELMHQKRVALETNKILKEQQEKERQRQMEISQKTAEEEDRYRKEMENIEAVEMKHNREWEEDWGAKDRPKSPKSPCTPKRTSPAPPEKKTTQKAKSSPDEASSSSEEDKRQGFQKYEEDFDPYSMFSSDQIDGRDVRLLRIRKVGQLDIALEGGADSPLGKLVVSSVYKGGAADKHGGIVSGDELMAVNGKILIDATLTEGQNSLARAWNSGGDWIDVVIAVSPPKEYEDEVTFF, from the exons gtggagctgctgatCGAAAATGAAGCAGAGAAGGATTACCTGTACGATGTCCTCCGCATGTACCACCA gtCAATGGATTTGCGTGTGCTGGTTGGGGACCTGAAGCTGGTCATCAATGAGCCGAAGCGCCTGCCCCTGTTTGACGCCATCCGCCCTCTCATCCCGCTCAAGCACCAGGTGGAGTACGACCTGCTCACCCCCAAGAGGTCACG GAAGCTGAAAGAGGTGCGTTTGGATCGGACACATCATGATGGCCTGGGTCTGAGCGTGCGAGGAGGCCTGGAGTTTGGCTGTGGTCTCTACATATCGCAGATTGTCAAAGACGGTCAGGCTGAGAATGTTGGCCTTCAG GTTGGTGATGAGATCGTGCGCATCAATGGATACTCCATCTCCTCCTGTATCCACGAGGAGGTCATCAGCCTCATCAAGACCAAGAAGATTGTCTCACTCAAAGTCAGGC ATGTGGGGATGATCCCAGTGAAAAG TTCGTCAGATGAACCTCTGAAGTGGCAGTTTGTGGACCAGTTTGTCTCTGAGTCAGGG gagaaaaaaagcagcattgcAGGCTTGGCGTCAATTGGCGGCAAAGAGATCAAGGAGAAGAAGGTTTTCCTCAGCCTCGTGGGTACCAAGGGCATGGGCATCAGCATCTCCAGTGGTCCAACCCAGAAACCTGGCATCTATATCAGTAACGTGAAGCCAGGCTCCCTCTCTGCAGAAGTTGGACTTGAG GTCGGAGACCAGATCGTCGAGGTGAACGGGGTGGATTTCACCAACACGGACCACAGAGAG GCTGTGAGAGtcctgaagagcagcaggagtcTGACTGTTACCGTTCTGACAGGAGCT GGCAGCGAGCTGTTCATGACAGATGAGGAGCGTCTGGCGTTGGAGGCCCGCAGGGAGCTGGACAGGCAGGAGCTGATGCACCAGAAGAGGGTGGCACTGGAGACGAATAAAATCCtcaaagagcagcaggagaaggagaggca gagacagatggagatctctcagaaaactgcagaggaagaggaccgCTATaggaaggagatggagaa TATTGAAGCAGTGGAGATGAAGCACAacagagagtgggaggaggacTGGGGAGCCAAAGACAGGCCCAAGAGCCCAAAGAGCCCCTGCACTCCAAAGAGAACGTCCCCCGCACCACCCGAGAAGAAAACCACCCAAAAGGCCAAAAGTTCTC CTGATGAAGCCAGCTCCTCTTCGGAGGAAGACAAGAGACAA GGATTTCAGAAATACGAGGAAGACTTTGATCCCTACTCCATG TTCTCCTCAGACCAGATAGACGGGCGAGATGTGAGGCTGCTGAGAATCAGAAAG GTTGGGCAGCTTGACATTGCTTTGGAGGGAGGTGCAGACTCTCCATTAGGAAAGCTGGTGGTGTCTTCTGTGTATAAAGGCGGCGCTGCAGATAAGCACG gtgGCATTGTATCCGGGGATGAACTTATGGCAGTGAATGGGAAGATCCTGATCGATGCCACGTTGACTGAGGGACAAAACTCTCTCGCTCGAGCCTGGAATAGTGGAGGG GACTGGATCGATGTTGTGATTGCTGTTTCCCCCCCGAAAGAATATGAAGATGAAGT AACGTTCTTCTAG